AACCGAGCCCCCTCCATTTGCATTCCAAAGGTAAGTCTCAGTCTCCAGGCACAGCCCGGGAAGACTTCGACTTTGACATTCTGTCCTGAACCCCGAAGAGGCAATGTCCCTTGCCTCCCATCCAATCCAGATGCTCAGAGCCTGGTTAGATAATTGAGGCTCAGCCAGCAGCCTCGTGACCAACGGGATGATGTGGAGCAGGACAGCCTTGAGCCTCAGGACCCTCAACTCTGACATACAGGCACAGGGAGGAGGGCAATGCTGTCAGGAGCTTGACCAAGAGGAAAGCACTGGACGAAGTAAAGTAGTCCCCTCACCTCAGATCGCAAAATACGACCTCCTCAAACCCAGGGACACTCTCCATGGTGTCTGGGAATTTCGCATCCCAAGGCACAGACCCGGGCGCCCCTTACCAGCGGCGCAGGAGCAGTCGGGGTCCATTGCAAGCCGAAGCGAGACTCTGGAGTTCTCAAGCGAGAAGCCAAGAGGCGGTGGAGCACCTGGAGGGCGTGGTGCAGCTCCACAGCCAGCGGCTGCTCTTATAGTTGGGGAGGGGGCCGGGAGCAGAGACCCCGCCCCGCCCTTGCACTGGCCCTCCTGAGTCCCAGCCGCCCGCGGTCCTGGCTGGCCTGTGCGCAGCAGACGGGCCGGGCGCAAAGCACCGTGAACGCAGGTCGGTGCACACCTGCTGGCCGCCCCTTTCCCACCGGCTAGCGCGGGAGGCGCTGTGCACCCGGGTGAGCTGCTTCTCTCACCCTGCCGGGCCTTCCCAGTTCCCCAAGATTACCTGCTACTCCCACTCCTTGGCGTTCCGCGTGCCCGGCAATGCTGACCTGCGCCCCACACCGCGGGGCCTGCCCACCCCATTGTCTACAGCTAAGCCTTTCCTGGAGTCCCAGTGCAACCCCAGTCTCTTGTTCGACTGTCTGGATTGGCGGGAGGAGGGAGCATAGCAAGGGAGTAGTGTGCAAGGGACAGGCGGAGGATGCGACCTTCGGATCTCTGGCATtgcctgtccctgtccctgtccccacCTCAGTTCTTCCACCACGTTTTTCCTGTGcacagcaacacagaagacacagGGCCCTGTCTCCCTCCCATCAAAGTATACTTACTCATATCcctctatgtctctgttttgctTCTAGGACTGACCTTGATGCTTGGTTTTGTTTAAAGATTTCAAGCAGTGAAGAGATAAACATACCTAAGCCATAGGAAAGCTTCATCACTGACCTCTCTCCCCTGAGAAGCTGACAGGATTCATACCCAGCAGTGCCACTTCCCAGCCCCCTGACCCTGGGCTAGTGGCTTGAACTGCTGGTATTGTCATTGTCCAGATTAGGAATACGGGTTCATAAATAGAACGCATGTCCCTTTATGGTTGTTGTGAGGGTTCAAAGAAAGTGACTAAACAGGACCAAACACAGACCTGCGTGACCGTAGAGCAATAGAAACATGGAAGGAAAAATAACCAGCTCTCTTGCTTTCTAATTTAATGCAGGATCTTCATATCACCTTCAATGATCCCTCTTCTAGGGACATCCCACACTTTCAAAACTGCCATCCTGTAGTGGGGTACCCAGCTAAGCTGTAGGGAGACCCTGGAGAGATTTATGAAAAGGAGGACCTGGGCAAAGGTGCCCACTCAGCCCCTCAAGAGTGGAGAatggaagagagagaggcagagccctatgtcttctgtgttgctgtgCACAGGAGAAACGTGAGCAAAGGACTGAGGTAGGAACCGGGACAGGGAGGATAAGGCCAGAGATGTGAAGTTTGGCCTGCCCTTTGCACACTACTATCTTGCTATGGTCATTGCTTTGTCAGATCCAGACAGTGGAGCACAAGACTGGGGTTGCCCTCCACTCCAGGAAAGGCTTAGCTATTGACTAGAGACCTGGGCGTTGGTGAAAGTGGGGGAAAAGACAGAATACTGGGGTAGGCAGAACGCCAAGGGGCGGGTGTAGCAGGCAACCTCAGGGAAGCTGGGAAGGTCCGGCAGGGTGAGAGAACTGCAGGGTGAGAGAAGCCGCACAGCGCCTCCATCGCGAGCCGGTGCGAAAGGGGCGGTCCCACGGTGTGCACCCAGCTGAGCTCAAGGGACATTGCACCTGGCCCATCTACTGCGCACAGCCCAGCCCAGGACGGCCAGCGGAGCTGACTCGGCGGGGCGGGTGCAAGGGCAGGGCGAGGCGTCTGGTCCCAGCCCCCTCCGCTGACTATAAAAGAAGCCACTGGCTGTTGGGCTGCACCACGCCTTCCACGTGCACCACTGCCTCTTCCCTTCTGGCTTGGGAACGCCAGCCTCTCCTCGGGTTGCAATGGACCCCAACTGCTCCTGCGCCGCTGGTAAGGGGCTCCCGGGTTCTGTGTCTTGGGCAATGGACACTCATTAACTCACTGCTGTATCTTCTGCATCTCACTCACCGCTCActggctttttctctttctccaaggTGACTCCTGCTCCTGCGCCGGCTCCTGCACGTGCAAAGAGTGTAAATGCACCTCCTGCAAGAAGAGTGAGTGCGGGGCCATCTCCGTTGTCTGGGGCTAAGGTTGGGAGGGAACCCAAGGCTGGCCCTGGAAGCATGCTTTTGGGGAACTggccttcctttctccccataggtTGTCACTGCCTTTCCAGTCTTCTGCCCTGTCCAGGGCGCCTTTGGGGCTGGACAGCTTTCTCATAGGAAGACCCACCCCAAGTATTCCCTAGTTGTCTCCTGACAAAGCCATGCCATCCTGAACTAAGGGTCCTTTGGAGCTGGAGGCTCTGTTGGGCAGGGAAGTCCCTGGGCGAGTCAGCTGTGACCTCTCACGCTCCTCTTCTTCCCCAGGCTGCTGCTCCTGCTACCGCGTGGGCTGTGCCAAGTGTGCCCAGGGCTATGTCTGCAAAGGGGCATCAGAGACATGCAGCTGCTGCGCCTGATGCCAGGACAGCCTTTCTCCCAGAAGTTAATAGCCAGACATGTACaaacctagatttttttttttttataccacCTTGACCGGTTTGCTACATTCCTTTTCCTATGAAATATGTGAGTGATAATTAAACACTTTAGACCTGATTCTGCCTTCAGTTTCCCTTGTGTGCTTTGGAAATCAGAGACTGGGATCAGGGATTGAACTGGGAATGcagactcctgggctctagaTGGAAATGTGAGCCCCTAACAACCCAAGTGCCTTAAGGCAAGCCAAGCTGCCTCACTGTGCTTCCTCTTTTGCAGAAAGGAGTAGCACTTCGTCAGGTCATTGGTGGGGATCCGGAATACAGGACCACCTTCATTCTCAAATGCCGCACAGAAACTTCTGAATGCCTCCTGTTTCACCTCTGATTTCTCTGCCCAACTTCAATTCCTCTTTGGATTTCAGGTTCAAAAGTAACTACAGGGGATGGAATCAAACTCTTTAGTTATTTACTTCTACACAAGGCTTCTCAAACTCCAGGATGAAGGAGGGGTTTTTCATTCCTATCCATTCCACACCTAAACCttggtaaatgaaataatactaataatggAAATCATGAAACTAAATTCAATATACAAAATCTGGCTGAGTAGCATGACTCACACCTATATTCCCCATATTTTGAGAGGCAAATGGGAGGACCACTGgacaccaggagtttgagactagccttggcaacatagggagactcctgtctctaaataaataaataaacactttgCAAAGTATGGTGGTgcaagtctgtaatcctagctacttggagactgaggcagaagaatccatCTAACTCAGgaattgaaggctgcagtgagccatgttttcACCATTGCaccacagtctgggtgacagaaggagacctcataaaaaaattacaaattccaTTTTTAGGCTCAACAGGAAAAAGTTcaatcaatataaaaagaaataccagGAAAATTACAACTTTATAATCTACATATATGTTGATGGATGCTGTGCACTGCAGACTGTAAACAGcagacaggccctagtgtgtagATTATACACTTTGAGCAGCAGTGGTCATGACATCCTCACAAGGAACCATCAGTCCTGACCGGACAGTGTCACCAACAGGACACTCGCTGACCCCTGAGTGCTCCCTGTAGTGACTTGTGTCTGAATCTTTGGCATTTTCTCCCAAGATTAAgctatttttgttctttaaattcCAACCTTGATTAACTCAGGGGAACAAAGTGACTGGGGATGTGGAGGAAAGCATCATCGTGGCAATGCAGAGTCATGAGAAGGACTGGGTCCAGATGAAGGATGTTGTGTGCCAATGCAGGGGTGATGGCATATTCTGCAGTTGGAAGGTGTGTTGCTGTTCATCAAGAAGGAGTGAGGAGTCACCCTGGTGACTGGTAGTTAGGCCAACAGTAGGTTCCTCTGGCTACTGCTTCAGGGAATTGCTATTGCTGTTCAATCACAGAGGAAGATGAGTCAAGTGGCCCAGGAGTCAGGACCATGCTTGCCCGCAGGTGCCCATTGTGAAGAGGACATTTCCGTAGGCAGCCTGGGTCATGTGCAAGTCTGGGTGTCTCATAACCAGATTCACAGCCCACTTCACACCTTCCTGGCTGTGGAGCTGGCACAAGCCccttaacctctctatgcctccATTTCCTGACTTGTAGAAAGCAGATAATAAATTTATGTAGGGATTAAGTGTGACAGTACCCTGGCACCTGGCTTGGCCTTAATAAACAGTGCTGTTATAATCATTTGTCCACGTGTGCTTCCTGGAGAGAGAATCATGTTAGATCCCATCAGGCTCCTTGGGTAACACTAATCTGCCTGGAGGTATAATGTGGACTGGAAGTTGAAGATGGGTCTCTTGTTGATCTGGTCTCAAGGGCATACGGATGACCTGCACAAAATTCTCCAGGATGATACACTGCTACAGCATTTGGACAGAGAACAAGCCTTTCCCACACTTCGAGTCATTGATCTTCACACAAACCAGAGACATATTGAATGTACAGGGTCTGGTGAGATTGTACTGTCTTCTAGAAGAGTTAAGcaatctgcccaaggtcacacagctcagaaGTAAAGGGACGAAAGAATCTATGCTATGGCTGTCCCCATGTGCTCAACATAGCAGCAGATCATGATGTCAGCGGATGCTAAGCCCGGCCCCTCACAGTCCAGAGCTGGAAGGGCCTGTGGCCAGTTAGCCCTGCTGTGCCCTTGAAGGCAGCTGGGCAGCTGAATTCCAGAGAAGACACAGAGCTATGCAGAGGCTCTGACTGCCAACTCAGTGCTCTTCCCAATCTGCCTCTGTGGCAGGTTCAGAGTCCTCATGGTTTTCATGAACAGGTGACAGAGGGTTGTGATTGAGGCCATGTTGCTGCAGTCAACCTGCATGTATGCCAAACCCAGCAGCGACACTTATATATCGGTGACATAAcctctctgtgtttcagtttcctgCAGTGTAAAGGGGTAGAATGCACTCATGTGCCAAAAAATACCATATTGGCCAACTCTAGACAGTGTATATAATGATGGTCCCATAAGGTTATAATAAGGACATTTTACTGGACTTTTTAATGTTGAGCTATGTttagatgcaaaaatatttaccattgtgttataattgcctataaTATTCAGTAACATGCTGTAGGGCTTTGAACCCTAGGAGGAATAGGCCACACCATATAATCTATGTGTAGTCTATGTGCGTAGTAGGTCATCATCCTACCTAATCAACACTCTGTGATGTCTGCACAAAGATGAAATTCCTTAAAGATGGGTTTATCAGAATGTATTCCCATTATTAAGTGATACATGAGTGTAACAGAGATGGTTTCATTAAAGTAAATGATTTAGTGTATGTAGAGAACTTAGAATGCTACCTTGTACATCGTGAGCGCTCTACATTAGCTACGATTTCATTAGTGTCAATCATGGCTGCTAGGGCCGGAATGCGTGTacccttccaaaattcatgtgttgaattCTGATTCCCAGTGTGTTGCTTTTAAGAGGTGATGCATTTTAGAGGTGACTACACTGAGAGGACAACGCGCTCATGAATGGGACTAGAGCCTTAATAAAAGACGCCCGAAGGAGCGTCTTGTTTAacccctgccaccatgtgagggcCCAAGAAGAAGAATGAGACCCTCACAAGACTCCAAATATGCTGGTGACTTGCCCTTATACCTCATCCTCCTGAACTGACAGAAACAAGCTTCTggtattataaattacccagtctatgttATCTGGTTATAGCCTCCGAAACTGACTCAGACGATAGCACAGATGACATTTTTActccaggcaaaaaaaaaaaaaaaaaagccaggcctaGTGTCCCTCCGCATGTGTCCTCTGTCTGACTCATCACTCACATGAGCACTGTCCTGTGGCCCTGACAGGGTCCTATACTCTTCCCACAAAATAGGGATTCACACCAGAAATATAAAGCCATGAGCAAGACAGTCCCTGTCCCCATAACAGAATTGGAAGGATCCCTGCCAGTACTGCTACCACCTGCACCAATATGTGATGTAATGTTTCTGTTTCAAATGACTCCTATTCCCATAGATATATTAATATGAAAAGCAAACTCCTAACCACTACTGGAAAAAGAATCAGTTTAACTTCCAGACATAGAAGGTTGCCATCAAATGCTCCTCATTCGTATCTCCTCTGC
The genomic region above belongs to Chlorocebus sabaeus isolate Y175 chromosome 5, mChlSab1.0.hap1, whole genome shotgun sequence and contains:
- the LOC103233034 gene encoding metallothionein-2-like isoform X1 encodes the protein MDPNCSCAAGDSCSCAGSCTCKECKCTSCKKSCCSCYRVGCAKCAQGYVCKGASETCSCCA
- the LOC103233034 gene encoding metallothionein-2-like isoform X2; translated protein: MDPNCSCAAGDSCSCAGSCTCKECKCTSCKKSCCSCYRVGCAKCAQGYVCKGASETCSCCA